The following proteins come from a genomic window of Actinomarinicola tropica:
- a CDS encoding S-layer homology domain-containing protein — MTSRRARRTIFTLVAALSLLLPGVAQAAPGYDGTELILTVDDQVKDQGDTVTFSSVEGCEPETDVTISFGGFDVATVTADLQGGFAGSFDVEDDQLPGTFPVTATCAEFTDTLDLVVIDRQVFRDTIPDAFYELGVAWAYARGITTGVGGTEVFAPVAATTRGETVTFLWRLVGEPSGHDDAGFSDTIDDAFYEDAVNWAAAEGITTGVGGSDEFQPDRPVTRGEFVTFLWRALGEPPAPPAGFADTIPNAFYDDAVDWAADTEVTTGVGGSNNFEPARNVTRGEAVTFMYRAAVWAGGTLGPA; from the coding sequence ATGACATCACGCCGTGCCCGACGCACGATCTTCACCCTGGTGGCCGCGTTGTCACTGCTGCTACCCGGGGTGGCACAGGCCGCGCCCGGCTACGACGGAACCGAGCTGATCCTCACGGTCGACGACCAGGTCAAGGACCAGGGCGACACCGTGACGTTCTCCTCGGTCGAGGGCTGCGAACCCGAGACCGACGTGACGATCTCGTTCGGCGGCTTCGACGTCGCCACGGTGACCGCCGACCTCCAGGGCGGCTTCGCCGGTTCGTTCGACGTCGAGGACGACCAGCTTCCGGGCACGTTCCCCGTCACCGCGACCTGCGCGGAGTTCACCGACACCCTCGACCTCGTCGTGATCGATCGCCAGGTCTTCCGCGACACCATCCCCGATGCCTTCTACGAGCTGGGGGTCGCGTGGGCCTACGCCCGCGGGATCACCACCGGCGTCGGCGGCACCGAGGTCTTCGCCCCGGTCGCCGCCACGACCCGCGGCGAGACGGTGACCTTCCTCTGGCGTCTCGTCGGCGAGCCGTCGGGGCACGACGATGCCGGCTTCTCCGACACCATCGACGACGCCTTCTACGAGGACGCCGTGAACTGGGCCGCGGCGGAGGGCATCACCACCGGCGTCGGCGGGTCCGACGAGTTCCAGCCGGACCGGCCCGTCACCCGCGGCGAGTTCGTCACGTTCCTGTGGCGAGCGCTCGGAGAGCCGCCGGCCCCGCCGGCCGGGTTCGCCGACACGATCCCGAACGCCTTCTACGACGACGCCGTCGACTGGGCCGCCGACACCGAGGTCACGACCGGCGTGGGCGGGAGCAACAACTTCGAGCCCGCCCGCAACGTGACCCGCGGCGAGGCCGTCACGTTCATGTACCGCGCCGCCGTGTGGGCCGGCGGCACGCTCGGTCCGGCGTGA
- a CDS encoding M15 family metallopeptidase, translating into MNGISAIHSRIAAIEGRFRTPAPVATPPAQDPSSSTGTAPSTASRAAPVHDAFAPAFAAALDGGGTTPAARLAPGAYGPLSPPPELAAYGNGRVPAAALTPIGDGTHHLHAPAAQAFSRMEADARLAGIDLGIISSYRDLPTQQRLAAEKGLYSQGGLAATPGTSNHGWGLSVDLELDARALDWMRANGPRYGFVEDVPREPWHWTYRPA; encoded by the coding sequence GTGAACGGCATCTCGGCCATCCACAGCCGCATCGCGGCGATCGAGGGGCGCTTCCGGACCCCGGCCCCGGTCGCGACCCCGCCGGCCCAGGACCCGAGCTCGTCGACCGGCACCGCACCGTCGACGGCGTCTCGCGCTGCCCCCGTCCACGACGCCTTCGCTCCGGCGTTCGCCGCCGCGCTCGACGGGGGCGGCACCACGCCCGCCGCCCGGCTCGCACCCGGTGCGTACGGCCCGCTCTCGCCGCCGCCCGAGCTCGCCGCCTACGGCAACGGCCGGGTCCCCGCCGCCGCCCTCACGCCGATCGGCGACGGGACCCACCACCTCCACGCCCCCGCCGCACAGGCGTTCAGTCGGATGGAGGCCGACGCCCGCCTGGCCGGGATCGACCTCGGGATCATCAGCTCCTACCGGGACCTCCCGACCCAGCAGCGCCTTGCGGCGGAGAAGGGCCTCTACTCGCAGGGCGGGCTGGCGGCGACACCCGGCACCAGCAACCACGGCTGGGGCCTGTCCGTCGACCTCGAGCTCGACGCGCGTGCGCTCGACTGGATGCGCGCCAACGGGCCCCGCTACGGCTTCGTCGAGGACGTGCCGCGCGAGCCCTGGCACTGGACGTACCGCCCGGCCTGA
- a CDS encoding class I SAM-dependent methyltransferase produces MGDEARDEMAALWSAMAADADAAGDVDGARLLVALAAGRVDAESPAAVEHAVAGLAPPARADALVAVARGWSLAGHERAEAFLAAALEHVPDHLEAKLTLAQVRMPGPGYYELLDRLHELIRPRTYLEIGMGDGSSMALARPGTLAVGVDPVPRLCSPVAAECRIFPERSEDFFARGDLDAVFAGRPPDLVFIDGLHTFPAVLADLAGAERIAGPDTVVVLHDLLPLDEPTQRAERAEGFYTGDVWKLLPCLAAERPDLDVLTVRTAPSGLTFVRGLTPGGTQLADRHRDLVAAFGDLPYDPATAPTGDVPADAWDEVVAFLGR; encoded by the coding sequence GTGGGCGACGAGGCGCGGGACGAGATGGCGGCGCTCTGGTCGGCGATGGCCGCCGACGCCGACGCCGCGGGTGACGTCGACGGCGCCCGTCTGCTCGTGGCCCTCGCCGCCGGACGGGTGGATGCGGAATCGCCCGCAGCGGTCGAGCACGCCGTCGCCGGCCTGGCGCCGCCGGCCCGGGCCGATGCGCTGGTCGCCGTCGCCCGCGGTTGGTCGCTCGCCGGCCACGAGCGGGCCGAGGCCTTCCTCGCCGCAGCCCTCGAGCACGTGCCCGACCACCTCGAGGCCAAGCTCACGCTCGCCCAGGTCCGGATGCCCGGCCCCGGCTACTACGAGCTCCTCGACCGTCTCCACGAGCTGATCCGTCCGCGGACCTACCTCGAGATCGGCATGGGCGACGGCAGCTCGATGGCCCTCGCCCGGCCCGGCACGCTCGCTGTCGGCGTCGACCCGGTGCCCCGCTTGTGCTCACCCGTCGCGGCCGAGTGCCGCATCTTCCCGGAGCGCTCGGAGGACTTCTTCGCGCGTGGCGACCTCGACGCCGTGTTCGCCGGTCGCCCGCCCGACCTGGTCTTCATCGACGGGCTCCACACGTTCCCTGCGGTGCTGGCCGACCTCGCCGGCGCCGAGCGCATCGCCGGCCCTGACACCGTCGTCGTGCTCCACGACCTGTTGCCGCTCGACGAACCCACCCAGCGGGCGGAGCGCGCCGAGGGCTTCTACACCGGCGACGTGTGGAAGCTCCTCCCGTGCCTCGCCGCCGAGCGCCCCGACCTCGACGTGCTCACGGTGCGCACCGCGCCGAGCGGGCTCACCTTCGTGCGTGGGTTGACGCCGGGCGGCACGCAGCTGGCCGACCGCCACCGCGACCTGGTGGCCGCGTTCGGGGACCTGCCCTACGACCCCGCCACCGCACCGACGGGCGACGTCCCGGCCGACGCGTGGGACGAGGTCGTCGCGTTCCTCGGCCGCTGA